In Esox lucius isolate fEsoLuc1 chromosome 6, fEsoLuc1.pri, whole genome shotgun sequence, the following proteins share a genomic window:
- the LOC105010684 gene encoding eotaxin, which produces MEFSIHFLCLLASLSLYCVLLSVQVSEGQFVPGRCECYNTNKRVTGQLSDLRVIPQSHTCTTDQIIVVMKTNKSVCVDPTGKLGKQLLRCWRNAKDKGVDVKRCLNRKKKDQSNQGQNPQKKTKPMRQPKLNRRRATPIPA; this is translated from the exons ATGGAGTTCTCTATCCATTTTCTCTGCCTGCTGGCCAGCCTTTCACTCTACTGCGTGCTGCTATCAG TGCAGGTCAGTGAAGGTCAATTTGTCCCCGGGAGGTGTGAGTGTTACAACACAAATAAGAGGGTCACGGGTCAGTTGTCTGACCTCAGAGTCATACCCCAAAGCCACACCTGCACCACTGACCAGATCAT AGTGGTGATGAAGACGAacaagtcagtgtgtgtggaccCAACAGGGAAACTGGGAAAacagctgctccgctgctgGAGGAA TGCCAAAGACAAAGGTGTGGACGTGAAGAGATGTCTaaataggaaaaagaaagaCCAAAGCAACCAAGGACAGAACccacagaaaaagacaaaaccCATGAGACAACCTAAACTGAATAGAAGAAGGGCAACACCAATCCCTGCCTAA